From the Falsibacillus albus genome, one window contains:
- the ftsA gene encoding cell division protein FtsA, protein MNSNEIYVSLDIGTSTVKVIIGEMVNDSLNIIGVGNVLSEGIRKGSIVDIDETVHSIKKAVEQAERMIGMNINKVIVGVAGNHVTLQPCHGVVAVSSENREISDDDVARVMDAAQVVSIPPEREIINVIPKQFIVDGLDEINDPRGMIGVRLEMEGTIITGSKTILHNTLRCVERAGLDITDIVLQPLAAGAIALSKDEQNLGAALIDIGGGSTTLAVFEQGHLKVTSVLPVGGEHITKDLSIGLRTSTEDAERIKAKYGHAFYDHASEEEVFSVPIIGSDQHQQFNQLEISDIIEARLEEIFDLVQHELKRLGIRDLPGGYVLTGGMANLPGVLDLAQLVFQNRVRVAIPDYIGVRESQYTTAVGLIKYAHKNARLQGRNVSAAPVPSENVEKRQAKQPQPKPRVEKQPEEKISNKMKKFFGYFFE, encoded by the coding sequence ATGAACAGCAATGAAATATATGTGAGTCTTGACATCGGTACATCCACTGTAAAAGTGATAATTGGAGAAATGGTCAATGATTCCTTAAACATTATCGGTGTTGGAAACGTCCTTTCAGAAGGGATTAGAAAAGGGTCTATTGTCGATATAGACGAAACCGTTCATTCTATAAAAAAAGCAGTCGAGCAAGCAGAGAGAATGATAGGTATGAATATTAACAAAGTGATTGTAGGTGTAGCCGGCAATCACGTCACCCTCCAACCTTGTCACGGAGTAGTGGCAGTATCAAGTGAAAACCGTGAAATATCGGATGATGACGTAGCAAGGGTAATGGATGCGGCCCAAGTCGTTTCCATACCACCAGAACGAGAAATCATTAATGTCATCCCGAAGCAGTTCATTGTTGACGGGCTCGATGAAATAAATGACCCTCGCGGCATGATCGGTGTAAGGCTCGAGATGGAAGGCACCATTATAACAGGTTCCAAAACTATATTACATAATACTCTTCGCTGTGTGGAGCGCGCAGGGCTGGATATTACGGATATTGTTCTGCAGCCACTGGCAGCTGGAGCGATTGCATTATCGAAGGATGAACAAAATCTAGGAGCCGCCCTCATCGATATAGGCGGTGGCTCAACGACTCTTGCTGTTTTTGAGCAAGGTCATTTGAAGGTTACTTCAGTATTGCCGGTAGGCGGCGAGCACATTACCAAAGATTTATCGATTGGCTTGCGGACATCAACCGAAGATGCTGAAAGAATCAAGGCAAAATATGGACATGCATTTTATGACCACGCATCAGAGGAAGAAGTGTTCAGTGTTCCAATTATAGGAAGTGATCAACATCAGCAATTTAATCAATTAGAAATTTCTGATATCATTGAAGCAAGGCTTGAAGAAATCTTCGACCTGGTTCAACATGAATTAAAAAGATTGGGTATTAGAGACTTACCCGGCGGCTATGTCCTTACCGGCGGGATGGCTAACCTCCCAGGAGTTCTTGATCTAGCTCAGCTGGTATTCCAAAATCGCGTAAGAGTTGCGATTCCGGATTACATTGGTGTCCGGGAATCACAATATACTACTGCTGTTGGTTTAATCAAATACGCACACAAGAATGCTAGATTGCAAGGAAGAAACGTAAGTGCTGCTCCCGTTCCTTCTGAAAATGTCGAGAAGAGGCAAGCAAAACAACCACAGCCAAAACCAAGAGTAGAGAAGCAGCCAGAAGAAAAGATTTCGAATAAAATGAAAAAGTTTTTTGGATACTTTTTCGAATAA
- a CDS encoding small basic family protein: MWLPVLGLLVGVVLGLLTDIRIPEEYSNYLSIAVLAALDTLFGGIRAHLQNIYDDRVFVSGFFFNILLAASLAFLGVHLGVDLYLAAVFAFGVRLFQNIAVIRRILISKWSSNSNEKSEKN; encoded by the coding sequence ATGTGGCTTCCAGTTTTAGGGCTTCTAGTTGGGGTAGTTCTTGGCCTGTTGACCGATATACGGATCCCGGAGGAATACTCTAACTACCTTTCCATCGCAGTTTTGGCTGCACTTGACACCCTTTTCGGGGGAATTAGGGCTCATTTGCAAAATATTTATGATGATCGCGTTTTTGTTTCGGGCTTCTTTTTTAACATTTTGCTAGCCGCAAGTTTGGCTTTTCTAGGTGTACATCTTGGTGTAGACTTGTATTTAGCAGCTGTTTTTGCCTTTGGCGTCCGTCTATTTCAGAACATCGCTGTCATCAGGCGGATTTTGATTAGCAAATGGTCTTCAAATTCTAATGAAAAATCTGAAAAAAATTGA
- a CDS encoding DUF881 domain-containing protein, producing the protein MAKRVKVSFTLITIIIGFMLAIQFQTVKKPVVRDTRDIWELREALLKEKKLQSNLINEIRSNEEKLDKYEANKKVSKEEALRETLDELKKEAGLTDISGPGIVLTIEPVYEDGLLGKNLKSVSPDLLKRMVNELNMYDAKYISIDNQRVVNNTVIRDINGETKVNGHTVGKVPIEVKIITDDWETAQKLYNRMQVSQSADEFFLDDLRINISKPSKKVKIPGYQDTIRIRYMEPVKEKGEN; encoded by the coding sequence GTGGCCAAAAGAGTCAAAGTCAGCTTCACATTGATTACAATCATTATCGGTTTCATGCTGGCCATACAATTTCAAACCGTGAAGAAACCTGTAGTCAGAGACACCCGGGATATCTGGGAATTAAGGGAAGCGTTGTTGAAAGAAAAAAAATTACAATCAAATTTAATCAATGAAATTAGATCCAACGAGGAAAAATTGGACAAGTATGAAGCCAATAAGAAGGTGAGCAAGGAAGAAGCCTTGCGGGAAACCCTTGATGAGCTGAAAAAAGAAGCAGGACTAACAGACATAAGCGGTCCCGGGATTGTCCTGACGATCGAACCTGTATACGAAGACGGGCTCCTCGGGAAGAACCTGAAGTCCGTTTCGCCGGATCTTTTGAAAAGAATGGTGAATGAGCTGAATATGTATGACGCCAAGTATATTTCCATCGACAATCAGCGGGTTGTCAATAATACAGTCATACGCGACATCAACGGTGAAACGAAAGTCAATGGCCATACGGTCGGCAAAGTGCCGATTGAGGTCAAGATCATTACCGACGATTGGGAAACGGCCCAGAAGTTGTACAATAGAATGCAGGTATCTCAATCAGCAGATGAATTTTTCCTCGATGATCTGAGGATCAACATTTCTAAACCGAGCAAAAAAGTAAAAATACCTGGCTATCAGGATACAATTAGGATTCGCTACATGGAGCCTGTCAAAGAAAAAGGAGAGAATTAG
- a CDS encoding DUF881 domain-containing protein codes for MKKKKIKGKQVVLSLVTLVLGFILAFSYSLANKEQAKNKITDRQWEREDQLRSQLIEQQKANRKLQKELYAKQSKVLDSEKELSKEEQVFYNLAEDAEKYRMYLGKVKVKGKGIVVTLEDGDYNPDEENVNNYLVHEHHIFSVINELYIAGAGAVAINGQRLQHDSYILCNGPVITVDGVQHPAPFTISAIGDPDVMASALNITGGVKDQLVNDNIIFKLEKKDQIVLEPILGESS; via the coding sequence ATGAAAAAAAAGAAGATAAAAGGTAAGCAAGTCGTCCTCTCTCTTGTCACGCTTGTACTCGGGTTTATTCTTGCTTTCTCATACAGCTTAGCAAATAAAGAACAGGCAAAGAATAAAATTACCGATCGGCAATGGGAGCGGGAAGATCAATTGAGAAGCCAGCTGATAGAACAGCAAAAAGCCAATCGAAAGCTTCAGAAAGAGCTGTATGCCAAGCAATCGAAAGTGCTTGACAGTGAGAAGGAGCTTTCCAAGGAAGAACAGGTATTTTACAATTTGGCGGAGGATGCTGAAAAGTATCGGATGTATCTCGGGAAAGTGAAAGTAAAGGGTAAAGGAATCGTCGTCACATTGGAAGATGGTGATTATAATCCAGATGAAGAAAATGTCAATAATTATCTTGTGCACGAACACCATATTTTCAGTGTAATCAACGAACTGTATATTGCAGGGGCTGGTGCGGTGGCGATCAATGGCCAGAGGCTGCAGCATGATTCCTATATATTATGCAATGGTCCAGTCATCACGGTGGACGGGGTTCAACATCCTGCCCCATTCACCATCTCGGCAATAGGGGATCCGGATGTTATGGCTTCAGCGCTGAATATTACAGGAGGCGTGAAAGACCAGCTTGTGAACGATAATATTATTTTCAAGCTGGAAAAGAAAGATCAAATAGTGTTAGAACCTATCCTTGGGGAATCTTCCTAA
- a CDS encoding cell division protein FtsQ/DivIB: MKKGNIVSLEDRIPKIKQQRKRKANRRLILLLSIFFLLIVCVAYFQSPFSKVNKIEVTGNSLLSNQTILKNSKIKKGMNVWGINRKETQKRLTEMPEVKKAKVSVHLPNNITIHISEYGKIAYLAKGTSFLPVLENGKIIRDAPMKGIPVNSPILSDFLQGNVLNEMVKELGKVPDEIVNSISEIQYTPKKTDKYHITLFMNDGFEVSATIRTFAGKMVHYPSIISQLDPNKKGVIDLEVGSFFKAYDSEGENQNEKKEDKR, encoded by the coding sequence ATGAAAAAAGGAAATATTGTTTCACTGGAAGACCGCATTCCAAAAATAAAGCAGCAAAGGAAGCGAAAAGCAAACCGAAGACTCATTCTACTGCTTTCCATATTCTTTCTGTTGATCGTATGCGTTGCTTATTTTCAATCTCCCTTCAGCAAGGTGAATAAGATTGAAGTAACAGGGAACAGCCTGTTAAGCAATCAGACAATCTTAAAGAATAGCAAAATAAAAAAAGGCATGAATGTCTGGGGCATTAATCGGAAAGAGACGCAAAAGAGATTGACTGAAATGCCTGAAGTAAAAAAAGCAAAAGTAAGTGTCCACCTTCCAAATAATATTACAATACATATTAGTGAATATGGAAAAATTGCTTACTTGGCAAAGGGGACAAGCTTTTTGCCAGTTTTAGAAAATGGGAAGATTATCAGGGATGCCCCTATGAAAGGAATCCCCGTTAATTCTCCTATTCTGTCGGATTTTTTACAAGGAAATGTATTGAATGAAATGGTTAAGGAATTAGGCAAAGTGCCCGATGAAATTGTCAATTCCATCTCGGAAATTCAATACACCCCTAAAAAAACCGATAAATATCATATCACGCTATTTATGAATGATGGATTCGAAGTCAGTGCGACCATCCGTACGTTTGCCGGAAAAATGGTACATTACCCTTCCATCATAAGCCAATTGGATCCAAATAAGAAAGGTGTCATCGACTTGGAAGTCGGCTCCTTTTTCAAAGCTTATGACTCCGAGGGAGAGAATCAAAATGAAAAAAAAGAAGATAAAAGGTAA
- the murG gene encoding undecaprenyldiphospho-muramoylpentapeptide beta-N-acetylglucosaminyltransferase, translating into MKIIVSGGGTGGHIYPALAFIRTIKQKHPDTEFLYIGTSKGLESKLVTREEIPFKSIEITGFKRSISFENVKTVLRFLKGVKESRKIIREFKPDMVIGTGGYVCGPVVYAAAKENIPSIVHEQNSVPGLTNKFLSKYVDKVAICFESATGFFPKEKVVLTGNPRASEVAGIKKTDILARLGLTDLKPSVLIFGGSRGARPINEAVVASLESFAQKPYQVIYVTGDVHFDKVKKEAEAAGELKNVVITPFLHNMPEVLRSVDAVVSRAGATSIAEFTALGVPSLLIPSPYVTNNHQEKNARALVEKDAASLLLESELTSENLVRHIDQIVLDAEKKKRMSESAKQLGMPDATSRLYNVMLQLTGNRQAREK; encoded by the coding sequence ATGAAAATTATTGTGAGTGGCGGGGGGACAGGCGGACATATCTATCCTGCCCTGGCTTTTATCAGAACGATTAAACAAAAACATCCAGACACCGAATTCTTATATATCGGCACATCTAAGGGTCTGGAGTCAAAGCTGGTAACCCGCGAGGAGATTCCGTTTAAGTCCATTGAGATCACAGGATTTAAACGATCAATTTCATTTGAAAATGTCAAGACCGTTCTCCGCTTTCTTAAGGGCGTCAAGGAGAGCAGGAAAATAATAAGAGAATTCAAACCTGATATGGTGATCGGGACAGGCGGATATGTTTGCGGTCCTGTCGTTTATGCAGCGGCAAAAGAAAATATCCCATCCATCGTACATGAACAAAATAGTGTGCCGGGCCTGACGAACAAATTCCTGAGCAAGTATGTAGATAAAGTGGCAATCTGTTTTGAATCTGCCACAGGGTTTTTCCCAAAGGAAAAGGTCGTCCTCACAGGAAATCCAAGGGCTTCCGAAGTTGCCGGGATTAAAAAAACAGATATACTTGCAAGGCTTGGATTGACGGATCTAAAACCTTCAGTGCTAATCTTTGGAGGGAGCAGGGGCGCGCGTCCCATCAACGAAGCTGTTGTTGCATCACTTGAATCCTTTGCTCAAAAGCCTTATCAGGTGATCTATGTAACAGGAGATGTCCATTTTGACAAGGTGAAGAAGGAAGCGGAAGCAGCCGGTGAATTGAAAAATGTCGTCATCACTCCATTTTTGCATAATATGCCTGAAGTATTGCGTTCTGTCGATGCAGTCGTTTCCAGGGCGGGTGCGACGTCCATTGCAGAGTTCACTGCATTGGGAGTACCGAGCTTATTAATCCCGAGTCCATATGTTACAAATAATCATCAAGAAAAAAATGCAAGGGCATTGGTTGAAAAAGATGCTGCGAGTCTTTTATTGGAAAGTGAACTGACTTCAGAGAATCTGGTTCGGCATATTGACCAGATCGTTTTGGATGCGGAGAAAAAGAAAAGAATGAGCGAGTCAGCAAAACAGCTTGGCATGCCGGATGCTACATCAAGGCTGTACAATGTCATGCTCCAGCTCACTGGAAATCGTCAAGCGAGGGAGAAATAG
- the spoVE gene encoding stage V sporulation protein E, translating to MPLKKSTPDFILIIATLFLLAIGLIMVYSASAVWATYKFDDSFFFAKRQLLFAGVGIIAMFFIMNIDYWTWRTWAKIILIICFVMLLMVLVPGVGMVRNGSRSWIGVGAFSIQPSEFMKLAMIAFLAKFLAERQKYITSFKKGLVPSLSLVFIAFGLIMLQPDLGTGTVMVGTCIIMIFISGARISHFAGLGILGVLGFVGLILSAPYRIKRITSFLDPWSDPLVSGFQIIQSLYAIGPGGLFGLGLGQSRQKFFYLPEPQTDFIFAILSEELGFIGGTLVLLLFALLLWRGIRIALGAPDLYGSFLAVGIISMIAIQVMINIGVVTGLMPVTGITLPFLSYGGSSLTLMLMAVGVLLNISRYSRY from the coding sequence TTGCCGTTAAAAAAATCGACCCCGGATTTTATCTTGATCATCGCAACGCTTTTCTTGTTAGCAATAGGATTGATCATGGTCTATAGTGCAAGCGCCGTTTGGGCCACATATAAATTCGACGACTCTTTCTTCTTTGCCAAAAGACAATTGTTGTTTGCAGGTGTCGGCATCATTGCCATGTTCTTTATAATGAATATCGATTATTGGACATGGAGAACTTGGGCGAAAATCATTTTGATTATATGCTTTGTCATGCTTCTGATGGTGTTGGTTCCCGGAGTGGGTATGGTCCGGAATGGTTCCAGGAGCTGGATCGGCGTCGGCGCTTTTTCGATCCAGCCATCGGAATTCATGAAGCTTGCCATGATTGCATTTTTAGCAAAATTTTTAGCAGAACGGCAGAAATATATTACATCCTTTAAAAAAGGTCTGGTACCGTCACTTTCCCTTGTATTCATCGCATTTGGCCTGATCATGCTGCAGCCTGACCTTGGAACTGGCACGGTCATGGTTGGGACATGTATCATCATGATTTTTATTTCCGGTGCAAGAATCAGCCATTTTGCTGGTTTGGGCATTCTCGGTGTCCTAGGCTTTGTAGGTTTGATTCTTTCAGCACCATACCGAATCAAGCGGATTACATCATTTCTGGATCCGTGGTCAGATCCCCTGGTCAGTGGATTTCAGATCATCCAATCTTTGTATGCCATCGGTCCAGGAGGGCTATTTGGACTTGGCTTGGGCCAAAGCAGGCAAAAGTTCTTTTATTTGCCAGAGCCGCAAACGGATTTTATCTTTGCCATCTTATCCGAAGAGCTGGGCTTCATCGGGGGGACGCTCGTCTTGCTGTTGTTTGCGCTTCTTCTTTGGAGGGGGATTCGAATCGCACTTGGGGCACCGGATTTATATGGCAGCTTTCTAGCTGTCGGAATCATTTCCATGATTGCGATCCAGGTCATGATCAATATCGGGGTTGTGACCGGGCTGATGCCGGTAACGGGCATAACACTTCCTTTTCTAAGCTATGGAGGTTCTTCGCTTACTCTCATGTTAATGGCGGTTGGGGTATTATTGAATATCAGCCGCTACTCAAGATACTAA
- the murD gene encoding UDP-N-acetylmuramoyl-L-alanine--D-glutamate ligase: MITKYKYKKILVLGLAKSGVSAASLLHKLGAFVTVNDKKPLAENPAAQNLLDQGIKVICGDHPIELLDEGFELIVKNPGIPYSIPLVAGALEQGIPVITEVELAYEISEADFIGITGTNGKTTTTTLIFNMLEKGDLNPLIAGNIGTVASEVAQKADRDNQIVIELSSFQLMGIREFRPKIAIITNLYEAHLDYHGGLEDYWRAKVNITMNQTEDDFLIVNAEQPQLMERIKSSKAQIVPFSTKKYLEKGCSVHEGNVMFDGEAVIHLHDIALPGEHNLENVLSAIAAAKLKGVDNEAIKFILSTFTGVKHRTQFVSELNGRKFFNDSKATNILATQSALKAFDQPIILLAGGLDRGNDFDDLLPFMKNVKALITFGQTAPKIEEIGRRAGIEKIQRVDNVEKAVPAAYECSNEGDVILLSPACASWDQYKTFEVRGDIFINAVHKLI; the protein is encoded by the coding sequence ATGATAACGAAATACAAATATAAAAAAATATTGGTGTTAGGGTTGGCTAAAAGCGGAGTCAGTGCTGCTTCACTTCTTCATAAGCTTGGTGCATTTGTGACGGTAAATGACAAAAAGCCCCTGGCAGAGAATCCGGCGGCGCAAAACCTCCTAGACCAGGGAATAAAGGTTATTTGCGGAGACCACCCGATTGAGCTATTGGACGAAGGCTTTGAATTGATCGTGAAAAACCCTGGGATTCCATATTCAATCCCTCTTGTAGCCGGTGCATTGGAACAGGGGATCCCTGTCATTACGGAAGTAGAGCTTGCCTATGAAATTTCCGAAGCAGATTTTATTGGAATCACCGGAACTAATGGGAAGACAACGACGACCACCCTCATTTTCAATATGCTGGAGAAAGGCGATCTGAACCCTTTGATTGCGGGGAATATCGGGACGGTTGCTTCTGAGGTTGCCCAGAAGGCTGATCGTGATAATCAAATCGTCATTGAATTATCATCCTTTCAGCTGATGGGAATCAGAGAGTTCCGTCCGAAGATCGCTATCATTACCAATCTTTATGAGGCCCATCTTGATTATCATGGAGGACTTGAGGACTATTGGAGAGCAAAGGTTAATATTACGATGAATCAAACAGAAGATGACTTTTTGATTGTCAATGCCGAACAGCCTCAGCTGATGGAAAGGATCAAATCATCGAAAGCGCAAATCGTCCCATTTTCCACTAAGAAATATCTTGAGAAGGGCTGTTCCGTTCATGAAGGAAATGTCATGTTTGATGGTGAGGCCGTCATTCATCTTCATGACATCGCGCTTCCGGGAGAGCATAATCTGGAAAACGTGTTGTCAGCCATTGCTGCAGCAAAGCTAAAGGGAGTGGACAATGAGGCAATCAAGTTCATCCTTTCTACATTTACTGGCGTAAAACACAGAACCCAGTTTGTTTCCGAGTTAAATGGAAGGAAATTCTTCAATGATTCGAAAGCCACGAATATTCTGGCGACCCAAAGTGCTTTGAAGGCATTCGATCAACCGATCATCCTTCTCGCCGGTGGACTTGATAGAGGCAACGATTTTGACGATCTTCTTCCTTTTATGAAAAATGTGAAAGCATTAATTACCTTTGGACAAACAGCTCCAAAGATAGAAGAGATTGGCAGGAGAGCAGGAATAGAAAAGATTCAGCGTGTCGATAATGTTGAAAAGGCAGTGCCTGCAGCCTATGAATGCTCGAATGAAGGGGATGTGATCTTGCTTTCCCCTGCATGTGCAAGCTGGGATCAATATAAAACTTTTGAAGTTCGCGGTGATATTTTCATAAATGCGGTGCATAAGCTTATATAA
- the mraY gene encoding phospho-N-acetylmuramoyl-pentapeptide-transferase, whose amino-acid sequence MLQQFLFFTILMGFLITVLLSPVFIPFLRRLKFGQSIREEGPKSHQKKSGTPTMGGIVFLISITVTTLVMSGKFAEPSSKTLMLLLVTLGFGVLGFLDDFIKVVMKRNLGLTSRQKLLGQIVIAVIFYLIYRQSGLSSDLSIPFTDITLHLGWFYIFIVIFWLVGFSNAVNLTDGLDGLVSGTAAIAFGAFAILAWNLSQYDVAIFSVSVVGAVLGFLVFNAHPAKVFMGDTGSLALGGAIATIAILTKLELLLVIIGGVFVIETLSVIMQVISFKTTGKRIFKMSPLHHHYELVGWSEWRVVVTFWSVGVICAILGIYIEVWM is encoded by the coding sequence ATGCTGCAACAATTCTTGTTTTTTACAATCCTGATGGGATTCTTAATAACCGTCTTATTATCCCCAGTCTTCATACCGTTCCTGAGAAGGTTGAAGTTTGGTCAGAGTATACGTGAAGAAGGGCCCAAGTCGCATCAAAAAAAATCCGGCACCCCTACGATGGGAGGGATCGTTTTCCTGATTTCGATCACTGTCACCACGTTGGTGATGTCCGGGAAGTTTGCTGAACCGAGTTCAAAAACATTGATGCTTTTGCTTGTTACACTCGGTTTCGGAGTGCTGGGATTCTTGGATGACTTCATAAAAGTCGTCATGAAGCGGAACCTGGGGCTTACATCCAGACAAAAGCTCCTGGGTCAGATTGTCATCGCCGTAATTTTCTATTTGATTTATCGTCAAAGCGGCCTTTCATCGGATTTATCCATTCCATTCACCGATATCACCCTGCATTTAGGATGGTTTTACATCTTCATCGTCATTTTCTGGCTCGTCGGCTTTTCGAACGCTGTCAATTTGACGGATGGCTTGGATGGCTTGGTATCTGGTACGGCTGCCATTGCATTTGGGGCCTTTGCCATCCTGGCGTGGAATTTATCACAATATGATGTAGCCATCTTTTCTGTATCGGTCGTTGGGGCAGTCCTTGGTTTTCTGGTTTTCAATGCACATCCTGCAAAAGTTTTTATGGGGGATACCGGTTCACTGGCATTAGGCGGCGCCATCGCAACCATTGCGATTTTGACAAAGCTGGAGCTTCTGCTTGTCATCATCGGGGGAGTATTTGTAATCGAAACCCTCTCGGTGATCATGCAGGTCATCTCTTTTAAGACGACAGGGAAAAGAATTTTTAAGATGAGTCCATTACACCATCATTATGAGCTGGTTGGCTGGTCTGAATGGCGTGTGGTAGTAACGTTCTGGAGTGTTGGAGTAATCTGTGCCATCCTGGGCATTTATATCGAGGTGTGGATGTAA
- a CDS encoding UDP-N-acetylmuramoyl-L-alanyl-D-glutamate--2,6-diaminopimelate ligase, producing the protein MKLHTLLNFLPMKINKPNENPEIHSLENDNRKVEKGSLFICIKGFTNDGHNFAQNAVESGAAAVLSERPLDLNVPVIVVKDTKRAMSVLADGFYGQPTKQLHLIGITGTNGKTTTSHLIDAVYRHAKVPTGLIGTMYVKMNERIIETKNTTPESLTLQKTFHQMKEENIEAAIMEVSSHALVQGRVHGCDYNIAVFTNLSQDHLDYHKTMDEYRHAKGLLFSQLGNTYDHKRPKFAVLNADDPASEFYLQDTAAHVVTFGIEHDADFQAVNIRMNGQGTTFQLKYPDGEREVSLKLIGKFSVYNALAAIAACYASELSIETILSALQKVEGVAGRFELVDEGQDFPVIVDYAHTPDSLENVLKTVKQIADNKVFVVVGCGGDRDKTKRPLMAKIACKYATDPIFTSDNPRSEDPNAILADMIEGVKGKRYEALVDRKDAILKAIESAEKGDVVLIAGKGHETYQIIGDAVHDFDDRIVAAEAIRKK; encoded by the coding sequence ATGAAATTACATACATTATTAAATTTTTTACCGATGAAAATAAACAAGCCAAATGAGAACCCTGAGATTCATTCGTTGGAGAATGATAATCGAAAAGTTGAAAAGGGAAGTTTATTCATTTGCATTAAAGGGTTTACAAATGACGGGCACAATTTTGCCCAAAATGCTGTAGAATCTGGAGCAGCTGCCGTTTTGTCCGAGCGTCCGCTTGATCTCAATGTGCCTGTCATTGTTGTGAAGGATACAAAACGGGCCATGTCAGTGCTCGCTGACGGCTTTTATGGCCAGCCGACTAAACAGCTTCACCTTATAGGTATAACTGGTACGAATGGCAAGACGACAACAAGCCATCTCATTGATGCAGTGTACCGGCATGCGAAGGTGCCGACCGGATTGATCGGCACGATGTATGTGAAAATGAATGAACGCATCATTGAAACAAAAAATACGACACCAGAAAGCTTGACGCTGCAAAAAACGTTTCATCAGATGAAGGAAGAGAATATTGAAGCGGCCATCATGGAAGTTTCTTCTCATGCTTTGGTACAAGGCAGGGTTCATGGCTGCGACTATAACATTGCCGTTTTTACGAACCTGTCCCAAGATCATCTCGACTACCATAAGACGATGGATGAGTATAGGCATGCGAAAGGACTATTGTTTTCACAGCTTGGAAACACTTATGATCATAAAAGGCCAAAATTTGCAGTGCTGAATGCAGACGATCCTGCATCAGAGTTTTATTTGCAGGACACAGCCGCCCATGTCGTTACATTCGGAATCGAGCATGATGCCGACTTTCAAGCAGTCAATATCCGCATGAACGGCCAGGGGACTACCTTCCAGTTGAAATACCCGGATGGCGAAAGGGAAGTTTCATTAAAGCTGATCGGTAAATTCAGTGTATACAATGCACTGGCTGCCATTGCAGCATGCTATGCATCCGAGCTATCCATTGAAACAATTTTGTCGGCTCTTCAAAAAGTCGAAGGGGTGGCTGGAAGATTCGAATTGGTGGATGAAGGGCAGGATTTCCCGGTGATTGTTGATTATGCGCACACACCCGACAGCCTGGAAAATGTATTGAAGACTGTTAAACAGATTGCAGATAATAAGGTTTTTGTTGTTGTAGGCTGTGGAGGCGACCGGGATAAAACGAAGCGTCCATTAATGGCCAAGATTGCTTGCAAATATGCGACAGATCCGATTTTCACCTCCGACAATCCTCGAAGCGAAGATCCAAATGCGATTCTTGCCGATATGATCGAAGGTGTCAAAGGTAAAAGATATGAGGCCCTGGTAGATCGAAAGGATGCAATCCTGAAAGCTATTGAATCAGCTGAGAAGGGTGATGTCGTCCTGATTGCCGGGAAAGGCCATGAAACTTATCAAATAATTGGGGATGCAGTCCATGACTTCGATGATCGAATAGTAGCAGCTGAAGCAATCCGGAAGAAGTAG